The following proteins come from a genomic window of Mycobacterium sp. DL:
- a CDS encoding alpha/beta hydrolase has product MASELVTTALGGLHVERMGAGSPVVLWHSLFLDSRSWCGLQDDLARTRSVIVVDGPSHGRSAPVGRDFTFAECVTAAEQVLDGLGVTGSVDWVGNAWGGHVGIQLAAHRPGRIRTLTTIGTPAHALRAAERWTKVWPLVQLYRLTGPNPLLVKPLSEALVGAESFEAAPELARSVMSAFTGADKAAMFRAMRSMMLNRPDMGADLSTITVPTLLIAGRDDITGWRPADAQAVADTMVDARVVAADGSGHSSPLLIDRQTVAAALTDFWAAQPV; this is encoded by the coding sequence ATGGCTTCCGAACTCGTCACCACGGCTCTGGGCGGGCTCCATGTCGAGCGCATGGGTGCGGGATCTCCGGTGGTGTTGTGGCACAGTCTTTTTCTCGACTCCCGCTCGTGGTGTGGTCTTCAGGACGACCTGGCGCGCACCCGCTCTGTGATCGTCGTCGACGGCCCGTCGCACGGCCGAAGCGCACCCGTCGGGCGCGACTTCACCTTCGCGGAGTGCGTCACCGCCGCCGAGCAGGTGCTCGACGGCCTCGGTGTGACCGGGTCGGTCGACTGGGTGGGAAACGCCTGGGGCGGCCACGTCGGAATCCAGCTGGCCGCGCACAGACCCGGCCGTATCCGGACGCTGACCACGATCGGCACGCCCGCTCATGCGCTGCGCGCGGCCGAGCGATGGACCAAGGTGTGGCCGCTGGTCCAGCTCTACCGGCTGACCGGTCCGAACCCGCTGCTGGTCAAGCCGCTGTCGGAGGCATTGGTCGGCGCCGAATCATTCGAGGCGGCACCCGAACTCGCGCGCAGCGTGATGAGCGCGTTCACCGGAGCGGACAAGGCGGCCATGTTCCGTGCGATGCGGTCGATGATGCTCAATCGTCCGGACATGGGCGCGGACCTGTCGACCATCACCGTCCCGACGCTGCTCATCGCCGGCCGCGACGACATCACCGGTTGGCGGCCCGCCGACGCCCAAGCGGTCGCCGACACCATGGTCGATGCGAGGGTTGTCGCCGCGGACGGGTCCGGACATTCCTCGCCGCTGCTGATCGACCGGCAGACGGTCGCGGCGGCACTGACCGACTTCTGGGCGGCTCAGCCGGTGTAG
- a CDS encoding MarR family transcriptional regulator yields the protein MATSRDLPQDRLAIGQLLVRLLREFRDDLAAPRTAAGYGDIREPHFQIFGNIRMGGVRLTELAERAQLSLAATSGLVNDLAAMGYVTRRPDPVDGRAKLIELTERGRGLMAVAGDRVADMERRWSELVGRKDFAQMTLTMQRLLDELNPKDSRG from the coding sequence ATGGCCACGTCAAGGGATCTGCCCCAGGACCGACTGGCCATCGGCCAGCTGTTGGTGAGGCTGCTGCGGGAGTTCCGCGACGACCTTGCCGCCCCCCGAACTGCGGCCGGTTACGGCGACATCCGCGAACCGCACTTCCAGATCTTCGGCAACATCCGGATGGGCGGCGTTCGACTGACGGAACTGGCCGAGCGTGCGCAGTTGAGCTTGGCCGCGACCTCGGGATTGGTCAACGATCTCGCCGCGATGGGCTACGTGACCCGTCGCCCGGACCCCGTCGACGGTCGCGCGAAATTGATCGAGTTGACCGAGCGTGGCCGCGGCCTGATGGCCGTTGCCGGCGATCGCGTCGCCGACATGGAGCGACGATGGTCAGAACTGGTCGGCCGGAAGGACTTCGCGCAGATGACTCTGACGATGCAGCGCCTGCTCGACGAGCTGAACCCGAAAGACTCACGGGGCTAG